The following proteins are co-located in the Microplitis demolitor isolate Queensland-Clemson2020A chromosome 5, iyMicDemo2.1a, whole genome shotgun sequence genome:
- the LOC103579402 gene encoding U3 small nucleolar RNA-associated protein 6 homolog, translating into MAELIETRCEDINELDYIKKMNLFDKNEIRDIAKHLNEYEMKIQSHTKCKEDYLRYITYEMDLLKRVKQRKEKLGMTQQSDINSPIIKKVNNLYKKATIKFQDDLRFWMAYMKFRKQLRFFDNISRMIEKMIEVHQDKPECWIIAARWEIEENKNSQKAKQDLLKGLRLHPTSQHLYSDIFQLILSETGSTDSELAVTLERAQVIYQQAFKHIKDVTFIIKLLDIATKHKNTDKLQHHIISDLLKEYSYKPQVWDTMARRELAGLTYDPDEEDDHSMEVDETELNTMRRRISFCNEVYQTAVKRIKTETMWALYINCLTEINQDLSTLPNFKRKIFKNALIQGHQSKKLQDKHYWCWIKLLENDKKDDNLKDKLYEVLCNATDALPHNIDLWKEKLRHLISVNKNDLFITEFDKATKTLGSKALPLWKIKLLYFQAKHPNKVEEIYFAGMKEHPEISRELKPAYIKWVVLTKGIQIARHTYNELSVKPPFCLELHKEMADIELIQPDICKQNARRPHEMATSQFGKTNTEVWINFIEFEIKFGDPSKVTDIHRRAVRTLETTHVDKFISAYNIIQTNANSITTLS; encoded by the exons atggctGAATTGATTGAAACACGATGTGAAGATATAAACGAGCTTGATTATATCAAAAAGATGAAtctatttgataaaaatgaaatcag AGACATAGCAAAGCATCTAAATGAGTACGAGATGAAAATACAAAGCCATACAAAATGTAAAGAAGATTACTTGAGGTATATTACATACGAGATGGATTTGCTAAAGCGTGTAAAGCAACGTAAAGAA AAACTTGGAATGACACAACAGTCTGATATAAATTCAcccattattaaaaaagtcaataatttatataaaaaagcaACCATCAAATTCCAAGATGACCTCAGATTCTGGATGGCATACATGAAATTTCGTAAACAATTA cgtTTTTTTGATAACATAAGTCGAATGATTGAGAAAATGATCGAAGTACATCAAGATAAACCAGAATGTTGGATTATCGCAGCTCGTTGGGAAatcgaagaaaataaaaactcacaAAAAGCTAAACAAGATCTATTGAAAGGTCTACGATTACACCCAACTTCTCAACATTTATATTCAGATATATTTCA attaaTATTAAGTGAGACTGGATCGACTGATAGCGAATTAGCTGTGACACTTGAGCGTGCGCAAGTTATTTATCAACAAGCATTCAAACATATAAAAGATgttacatttattatcaaactACTAGACATTGCGACAAAGCATAAGAATACAGATAAATTGCAGCATCATATTATAAGTGACTTGCTAAAAGAATATTCTTACAAGCCACAAGTATGGGACACGATGGCTCGACGTGAGCTAGCGGGTTTAACATACGACCCTGATGAAGAAGATGATCATTCAATGGAAGTTGATGAAACGGAATTAAATACTATGAGACGCAGAATAAGTTTTTGCAATGAAGTTTATCAGACTGCggttaaaagaataaaaacagaaaCAATGTGGGCACTTTACATCAACTGTTTAACGGAAATTAATCAAGATTTATCGACTCTACCaaattttaaacgtaaaatatttaaaaacgcaTTGATACAAGGTCATCAGTCGAAAAAATTACAGGATAAACATTATTGGTGCTGG ataaaattattagagaatgataaaaaagatgataatctcaaagataaattatatgaaGTATTATGTAATGCAACAGATGCATTGCCTCATAATATTGATTTGTGGAAAGAAAAACTCAGACATTTAATatccgtaaataaaaatgatttatttattacagaattcgataaa gcCACAAAAACATTAGGAAGCAAAGCGCTGCCACTatggaaaataaaactacTTTACTTTCAAGCGAAACATCCAAATAAAGtcgaagaaatttattttgctggaATGAAAGAGCATCCAGAAATTTCTCGAGAATTAAAACCCGCTTATATTAAATGGGTTGTACTAACAAAAG GTATACAAATAGCTCGGCATACTTATAATGAGTTAAGTGTAAAGCCACCATTCTGCTTAGAACTTCACAAAGAAATGGCAGACATTGAGCTCATTCAACCAGATATATGTAAACAAAACGCACGTCGTCCTCATGAAATGGCTACGAGTCAATTCGGTAAAACTAACACAGAAGTatggattaattttattgaatttgaaataaagttCGGTGATCCGTCTAAAGTTACTGACATACACCGAAGAGCTGTGCGAACTTTAGAGACAACAcatgttgataaatttatttctgcaTATAATATCATTCAAACTAATGCTAACTCGATAACGActttatcttaa
- the LOC103579401 gene encoding uncharacterized protein LOC103579401, with protein MKIIIFLLIIGKLCQKVLIQALSHDSFTKVLWGSYTNVRISQLLNQLCNESQNEEILSRDACYGCFFRASNKPSGYPMLLSMSACAELYLDNSSYGHCQTYLKDAVANAELNASPAIIYCTFLECIRQVNKDSLIKSCIGEVIETFDNFTASDTKLAQLFVNTTACILAKTRCGSLNPITGALKEGNTSTKFSIIPTMNAILVNTDYDINIIQMPFGHGVIDECAKYRNIQQATWPSVQC; from the exons atgaaaataataatatttttacttatcatTGGCAAACTTTgtcaaaaagttttaattcaaGCTCTAAGTCATGACAGTTTCACTAAAGTATTGTGGGGAAGTTATACAAA tGTCAGAATATCGCAGCTCTTAAACCAACTGTGTAATGAATCACAAAATGAAGAGATTTTATCCCGAGATGCATGTTACGGGTGTTTTTTTCGAGCAAGCAATAAACCATCAGGATATCCAATGTTACTTTCAATGTCTGCATGTGCAGAACTTTATCTTGACAATTCAAGCTATGGTCACTGTCAAACATACTTGAAA gATGCAGTAGCCAATGCGGAATTAAATGCCAGTCCCGCAATAATTTACTGTACATTTTTGGAATGTATCAGACAAGTTAATAAGGACTCtttg attAAAAGTTGCATTGGAGAAGTGATTGAGACGTTCGATAATTTTACGGCGAGTGATACTAAACTTGCCCAGCTCTTCGTCAATACAACGGCTTGTATTCTAGCTAAAACACGCTGTGGATCACTAAATCCAATTACAGGGGCTTTAAAAGAAGGCAATACGTCAaccaaattttcaataataccaACAATGAATGCCATTCTCGTAAATACAGATTacgatataaatattattcaaatgcCATTTGGTCACGGCGTCATTGATGAATGCGCCAAGTACAGAAATATTCAACAAGCGACTTGGCCAAGTGttcaatgttaa